A genomic stretch from Diachasmimorpha longicaudata isolate KC_UGA_2023 chromosome 2, iyDiaLong2, whole genome shotgun sequence includes:
- the LOC135172971 gene encoding uncharacterized protein LOC135172971 — MYVTMGLITVLLLHSCGFIIMIVNAQRFADYPMPPQTTVISRVTYRDRRNKAEPTCEELRAMWRYSKRQSRAAETTNDLPMYRDPFSYNIWETYPIRSQSSYGYRDTEEQARNRGGGRAPVYGRMVHKAPAEGRLRNGMPNRIKAAEEVARMYGTVNRQPPDQRRRQYNFRVGGGASISHVPQAGSFQHLKELIRTERARELQDQRIAEEIAARSAALGELNKNDRRSSESESHRHYPNSVQSYQEPKNVNYNFPAGKYASSLTSLNDRLLRNDDYERDSMIRQ; from the exons aTGTACGTGACAATGGGGTTGATTACAGTCCTGTTATTACACTCGTGTGGATTTATTATAATGATTGTTAATGCCCAGCGGTTCGCTGACTATCCAATGCCACCACAGACCACAGTAATCAGCCGAGTGACGTACAGGGATCGCCGAAATAAAGCTGAACCGACGTGCGAGGAGTTGAGAGCGATGTGGAGATACAGTAAAAGGCAGAGCAGGGCTGCCGAAACCACCAATGATTTGCCCATGTACCGGGATCCATTTTCTTATAATATTTGGGAGACTTACCCCATCAGATCGCAATCGTCCTATGGTTACAGAG ATACCGAGGAACAGGCTCGCAACAGAGGCGGTGGCCGTGCTCCAGTTTACGGTAGAATGGTCCACAAAGCTCCGGCCGAAGGTAGACTACGTAATGGAATGCCAAATCGTATAAAAGCAGCCGAGGAAGTTGCACGTATGTATGGAACTGTTAATCGCCAACCACCGGATCAGCGGAGACGTCAATACAATTTTCGCGTTGGCGGTGGTGCGTCAATATCACACGTACCTCAAGCGGGAAGTTTTCAACATTTGAAGGAACTTATTCGTACTGAACGTGCACGTGAATTACAA GACCAAAGAATTGCCGAAGAAATAGCAGCGAGATCAGCAGCTCTCGGTGAACTCAATAAAAACGACCGACGCAGCAGCGAGTCAGAGTCCCATAGGCATTACCCGAACTCAGTACAATCATATCAAGAACCAAAGAACGTCAATTACAATTTTCCCGCTGGCAAATACGCGTCGAGTTTAACGAGTTTGAACGACAGATTATTG AGGAATGACGACTATGAGAGAGACTCAATGATTCGTCAATAA
- the LOC135171695 gene encoding sodium-dependent nutrient amino acid transporter 1-like, with protein MNPEGGVPNPGFIGDDGFSKVDLGKIDNDITHKDLNPAVELNKLPLSSQPPQTLPEDNRPTWGNSWEFLMSCIAMSIGLGNVWRFPFTAYENGGGAFLIPYIIVLFLVGKPFYYLEMILGQFTSRSSVKMWSAVPAFRGVGWAQMFSMVSVGTYYCSLMSITLLYLLGSFSAELPWATCRPEWGNNCVHSGKSNVTRHSSIDAGVMKSSAELYFSKAVLKEKANIDDGIGLPDWKLTVCLLAAWACIFGVLAKGVKSSGKAAYFLAIFPYIIMIALLIRAVTLEGAINGIIFFIKPNWDKLFDPNVWYAAVTQCFFSLSVCFGGVVMYSSYNDFRHNIYRDVIVVTTLDTFTSLMAGFTIFGILGNLAHELGTDDVSNVVKGGTGLAFVSYPDAIAKFNILPQVFSFLFFLMLFVLGIGSAIALTGGIISIICDQFPGVKYWYVVLGTCIFGFCVGTLYCTPGGQFILNLVDYYAASFIVFCLATLEITGVFWIYGLENFLSDTEFMLNKRPGVYWRFCWGIATPLVLATILIYTIATLTPLTYGGVYYPDSAYAAGWILLSFGVLQIPFWMAYTFLKNRHLGLYEMFEASFLPTALWGPRSAAERAAWKQFKETLRKKQSTRTSSKLKQFIYVIFCQEDKLT; from the exons atgaaTCCTGAG GGTGGAGTGCCGAACCCAGGATTCATTGGAGACGATGGATTCAGTAAAGTTGACCTCGGAAAAATCGACAATGATATTACTCACAag GATCTTAATCCCGCTGTAGAGCTGAACAAACTCCCTCTCTCTAGTCAACCCCCTCAGACACTGCCGGAAGACAATCGACCAACATGGGGCAACAGTTGGGAATTCCTGATGTCCTGCATAGCAATGTCAATAGGTTTGGGAAACGTTTGGCGATTTCCCTTCACAGCATACGAGAATGGTGGAGGTGCCTTCCTGATTCCCTACATAATAGTGTTGTTCCTCGTGGGAAAGCCCTTCTACTATCTAGAGATGATACTCGGACAGTTTACGAGCAGATCATCCGTGAAGATGTGGTCTGCAGTACCGGCATTCAGAGGAGTCGGTTGGGCCCAGATGTTCTCCATGGTATCAGTGGGCACTTACTATTGCTCCTTGATGTCCATAACTCTTCTGTATTTATTGGGTAGCTTCAGCGCAGAATTACCCTGGGCCACATGTCGTCCTGAGTGGGGAAACAACTGCGTCCATTCGGGGAAATCCAATGTCACTCGCCATTCTTCAATTGATGCTGGAGTGATGAAAAGTTCTGCCGAACTTTATTTTTC aAAAGCAGTGCTAAAAGAAAAAGCCAATATTGATGATGGAATTGGTCTGCCAGACTGGAAATTGACAGTATGCCTCTTGGCAGCCTGGGCCTGCATATTCGGCGTCCTGGCCAAGGGCGTTAAGAGTTCGGGGAAAGCAGCCTACTTCCTCGCAATCTTCCCATACATTATCATGATAGCTCTTCTGATTAGAGCTGTAACTCTGGAAGGTGCAATCAACGGTATCATCTTTTTCATAAAACCTAATTGGGATAAACTGTTCGATCCCAATGTATGGTACGCCGCTGTTACTCAGTGTTTTTTCTCACTGTCCGTGTGCTTCGGAGGAGTTGTTATGTACTCCTCTTATAATGATTTCCGTCATAATATTTACAG AGATGTTATAGTTGTCACCACATTGGACACGTTCACGAGCCTCATGGCAGGCTTCACAATATTCGGAATCTTGGGTAATTTGGCTCATGAGCTTGGAACCGATGATGTCAGTAATGTTGTGAAAGGTGGAACAGGTTTAGCCTTTGTATCTTATCCAGATGCTATTGCTAAATTCAACATACTCCCTCAG GTCTTCTCATTTCTCTTTTTCCTGATGCTATTTGTTCTGGGGATCGGCAGTGCCATTGCCCTCACTGGAGGAATCATCAGTATCATCTGTGATCAGTTTCCTGGAGTCAAGTATTGGTATGTTGTCCTTGGCACTTGTATTTTTGGATTCTGCGTAGGAACTCTGTACTGCACCCCG GGAGGTCAGTTCATCCTCAATCTCGTGGATTACTATGCCGCATCGTTTATCGTCTTCTGCCTTGCGACATTGGAAATTACCGGAGTTTTCTGGATTTATGGccttgaaaatttcctcagCGACACTGAATTCATGTTAAACAAACGGCCCGGGGTCTATTGGAGATTCTGCTGGGGCATCGCAACACCACTAGTACTCGCTACAATCCTTATCTACACTATTGCTACGCTAACTCCGCTCACTTATGGGGGAGTTTATTATCCCGATAGCGCATATG CTGCTGGTTGGATACTTCTATCGTTCGGAGTTCTTCAAATTCCATTTTGGATGGCATACACATTCCTCAAAAATCGTCATTTAGGTCTATATGAG ATGTTCGAAGCATCATTCTTGCCCACCGCCCTCTGGGGTCCTCGATCCGCTGCTGAACGTGCAGCATGGAAACAATTCAAGGAGACATTACGAAAAAAGCAATCGACAAGAACAAGTTCAAAGCTCAAACAATTcatttacgtaattttttgtCAAGAGGATAAACTAACGTAA
- the LOC135171927 gene encoding coiled-coil domain-containing protein 137 encodes MGRKIPGKKHRGVKDPEKQRAQRWAEIKTKVNDPPKDDEQIIPKSLQRVIKLKDDVKSGRIGVAKRKKSQKVKDKLIKIGGGSASTNHPKGRPEKAVPVFNQMPNERPYQFLNRVKRETQNFINETVFEKKYGVQVKRNVETGTIEGLEKAPKDEIDELMKLQKKHKNIGKKKKKTTEIKLSKSQKRMKKLELKKASKLQENIDEFKQFREDIKFGDIVHAPPDLKIKPARIEKLKTKPGRPDLLLNSLLNKSPTPRATVIDRTGKRKNLPSAERRILEKQQSDIVNAYRLMKAKKSLNQDLD; translated from the exons ATGGGGAGGAAGATTCCGGGCAAAAAACACAGGGGAGTGAAGGATCCGGAGAAACAACGAGCACAGCGATGGGCTGA AATAAAGACAAAAGTAAATGATCCACCCAAAGACGACGAGCAAATAATCCCCAAGAGTCTCCAGAGAGTAATTAAACTGAAGGATGACGTGAAGAGTGGACGAATAGGAGTTgcaaagaggaaaaaatcacaaaaagtaaaagacaaattaattaaaatagggGGAGGTAGTGCGTCAACAAACCATCCCAAAGGGAGACCCGAAAAAGCTGTGCCCGTGTTCAATCAGATGCCAAATGAAAGGCCTTATCAATTTCTTAATAGAGTCAAACGAGAAACTCAGAATTTCATCAACGAAACTGTGTTTGAAAAAAAGTACGGCGTTCAAGTCAAGCGGAACGTTGAGACAGGAACGATTGAGGGTTTGGAAAAGGCTCCTAAGGACGAAATTGACGAGTTAATGAAACTCCAGAAGAAACATAAGAACattggaaagaaaaagaagaaaacgactgaaataaaattgtccaAGAGTcaaaaacgaatgaaaaaattagaacTGAAGAAGGCGTCCAAGTTGCAGGAGAATATTGATGAGTTTAAACAATTTAGGGAGGATATTAAATTCGGGGACATTGTGCATGCACCACCTGATCTGAAAATCAAACCTGCCAGGATTGAGAAGCTTAAAACAAAG CCTGGAAGACCTGATTTACTTCTGAACTCTCTTTTAAATAAATCTCCAACTCCGAGAGCGACTGTAATCGACAGGACTGGAAAACGAAAGAATCTCCCATCGGCGGAACGGAGAATCCTGGAGAAGCAACAGAGTGACATCGTCAATGCCTATAGGCTAATGAAAgctaaaaaatcattaaatcaaGATTTAGACTAA
- the LOC135171911 gene encoding protein MEMO1 encodes MKVLWLSIIGFVGVNDRNLKGHCSPTPAETKIMVSTRRATHAGSWYTESGCELNKQLEDWLNAADLSHGPARAIIAPHAGYSYCGGCAGFAYRQISPSVVRRIFILGPSHHVRLPGCALSSATTYRTPLYDLTIDQEVCRELEETGEFEWMNMNTDEDEHSIEMQLPFIAKVMENHKNAFTIIPILVGSLTPEKEAIYGGLLAPYIADPQNLFVISSDFCHWGHRFRYTYYDRSSGPIYRSIQALDKMGMDIIETLNPSAFTEYLKKYGNTICGRHPIGVLLQAIQTCKSNCHGQRMNLKFLKYAQSSQCNNMNDSSVSYASASLVLE; translated from the exons GGTCATTGTTCTCCGACTCCAGccgaaacaaaaataatggtGTCTACTAGAAGAGCCACTCACGCCGGCAGTTGGTACACCGAGTCag GATGTGAATTGAATAAGCAGCTGGAAGATTGGCTCAATGCTGCTGATTTGTCTCATGGACCAGCCAGGGCCATCATCGCCCC ACACGCTGGATACAGCTACTGTGGGGGATGTGCTGGGTTCGCTTATCGACAGATTAGTCCTAGTGTTGT GCGTAGAATATTTATTCTGGGTCCCTCCCATCACGTACGATTACCAGGCTGTGCTCTATCATCTGCCACAACATATCGAACGCCTTTGTACGATCTCACCATTGATCAGGAAG TATGTCGCGAGCTCGAGGAAACTGGAGAATTCGAGTGGATGAACATGAATACAGATGAGGATGAGCACAGCATCGAGATGCAGCTGCCATTTATCGCTAAAGTCATGGAGaa CCACAAGAATGCATTTACCATAATTCCAATTCTCGTTGGATCCTTAACACCCGAGAAAGAAGCGATCTACGGAGGTCTGTTGGCCCCTTACATAGCCGATCCCCAGAATTTATTCGTTATCTCGTCGGACTTTTGCCACTGGGGCCATAGATTTCGATACACCTACTACGATCGCTCAAGTGGCCCTATCTACAGATCCATCCAAGCTCTCGATAAGATG GGTATGGACATTATAGAGACGTTAAATCCCTCCGCTTTCACTGAGTATctcaaaaaatatggaaatacCATCTGTGGACGTCATCCCATTGGTGTTCTACTTCAG GCAATCCAGACTTGCAAGAGCAATTGCCACGGTCAAAGGATGAATCTCAAATTCTTAAAGTACGCTCAAAGCAGTCAATGCAATAACATGAATGACAGTTCAGTGAGCTACGCAAGTGCTTCCCTTGTGCTCGAGTGA
- the LOC135171707 gene encoding sodium-dependent nutrient amino acid transporter 1-like, whose amino-acid sequence MKVKTIAGEDNVAFDPQPEGSITSLSETKTSQEESKERGWSNSIEFLMSCVALSVGFGNVWRFPFTCYENGGGAFLIPYIILLILVGKPFYYMEMILGQFTGRTSTKVWSFCPVFTGVGWAQMSSIATLATYYCSLMALTLYYFVVSFADQLPWAECRDEWGDYCVDSGKLDNSGIEGSTLNTSHIAQNAGSMRSSAELYFSKIVLKEKANIDDGIGLPDWKLALCLAGSWICVCGVLSRGIKSTGKASYFLAIFPYIVLITLLIRAITLEGAINGIIFFIKPNWSKLLEPGVWYAAVTQCFFSLSVCFGAIITFSSHNNFRHNIYRDVIIITSLDTITSLIAGCTIFGILGNLAKEMGTEDISSVVRTGTGLAFISYPDAIAKFSFLPQIFSVLFFVMMFVLGVGSASGMAGSVIAAITGEFPNIKHWQILYPTCFIGFLIGLVYITPGGQFILVLVDRYGTSFVVFILASFEITGIMWFYGIENFLEDVEFMIKKEPSVYWRLCWFIITPVTLIIIFIYTVSTLPPLTYGDATYPKYAHIAGAILLTFGISQIPIWGVVAMIKRRSTSPGKMIKKAFSSSREWGPLKPRDRQEWLHFKEEKLKMRSLRTSPRWRQIIDVILLIKSES is encoded by the exons ATGAAAGTG aaaacgATCGCTGGCGAGGACAATGTGGCATTTGATCCCCAGCCAGAGGGCAGCATAACTTCATTATCAGAGACCAAAACCTCCCAAGAAGAATCAAAAGAAAGAGGATGGAGCAATAGTATTGAGTTTCTCATGTCCTGTGTGGCTCTATCCGTCGGTTTTGGAAATGTCTGGCGATTCCCATTCACATGTTACGAAAATGGTGGTGGTGCATTTCTTATTCCATACATTATTCTCTTGATATTGGTGGGAAAGCCCTTCTATTACATGGAGATGATACTAGGACAGTTCACAGGGCGAACCTCCACCAAAGTCTGGTCATTCTGTCCGGTATTCACAG GTGTTGGATGGGCTCAGATGTCTTCGATAGCAACGTTAGCCACATACTACTGTTCCCTAATGGCACTGACACTTTATTACTTTGTAGTGTCATTCGCAGATCAATTACCGTGGGCAGAATGTAGAGATGAATGGGGGGATTATTGCGTAGATTCAGGAAAACTCGACAATAGTGGCATTGAAGGGAGCACACTGAACACCAGCCATATAGCGCAAAATGCCGGTTCAATGAGAAGTTCtgcagaattatatttttc aaaaatagtCCTGAAGGAGAAAGCAAATATTGATGATGGCATTGGCCTGCCTGACTGGAAGCTCGCACTTTGTCTCGCTGGGAGTTGGATCTGCGTCTGTGGTGTTCTGTCACGGGGTATCAAGAGCACGGGGAAAGCATCGTATTTTCTCGCTATTTTCCCTTACATCGTCCTTATAACCCTGTTGATCAGGGCTATCACATTGGAGGGGGCaatcaatggaataattttcttcataaaGCCAAACTGGTCGAAACTGTTGGAGCCAGGTGTCTGGTATGCTGCTGTCACCCAGTGCTTTTTCTCACTGTCAGTCTGTTTTGGTGCGATCATTACGTTCTCCTCACATAACAACTTCAGGCATAACATCTACAG AGATGTCATAATAATCACGAGTCTGGATACTATCACGAGCCTGATAGCTGGCTGCACCATATTTGGAATCCTTGGCAATCTGGCTAAGGAGATGGGAACTGAAGATATTTCAAGTGTAGTTCGAACTGGCACTGGTCTAGCCTTTATCTCGTACCCTGACGCTATAGccaaattttcattccttcCACAG ATCTTCTCGGTTCTCTTCTTCGTGATGATGTTCGTTCTCGGCGTTGGCAGTGCATCCGGTATGGCTGGAAGTGTGATAGCAGCCATAACAGGGGAATTTCCAAACATTAAGCATTGGCAAATTTTGTATCCCACCTGTTTCATTGGATTTCTCATTGGGCTCGTATATATCACTCCC gGAGGGCAATTCATCCTAGTCTTGGTGGATCGTTACGGAACATCATTCGTCGTATTCATATTAGCCTCCTTCGAAATAACTGGCATCATGTGGTTTTATG GAATCGAGAACTTCTTAGAGGACGTTGAGTTTATGATCAAGAAGGAGCCCAGCGTCTACTGGAGACTCTGCTGGTTCATTATAACTCCTGTAACCCTCatcataatatttatttatactgtCTCAACATTGCCACCATTGACTTACGGTGATGCAACATATCCGAAATATGCGCACATTGCAGGAGCAATTCTCTTGACCTTCGGAATCTCACAAATTCCAATTTGGGGAGTTGTTGCGATGATCAAGCGAAGAAGTACATCACCCGGAAAA ATGATCAAGAAAGCATTCAGCTCATCCAGAGAGTGGGGTCCACTCAAGCCAAGGGATAGACAGGAATGGTTACACTTCAAGgaagagaaattaaaaatgaggAGTCTGAGAACGAGTCCACGATGGAGACAAATTATTGATGTTATTCTTTTGATCAAGAGCGAGTCATAA